The region AAGGCTTCTTTTCCAACTCCCGAACGGCGGTATTTATACATAACAAAAAACTCAGCCATTTGAAAATCGGTTGGTCGATCATCTACTTCAGGAAGATTAATAACCATTGCAAATCCTGCTAATTTCTCATCAACTAAGATGAAATAAGCCCAACGCTTATCTTCTGTCCAATAATAATCAAGATATTCATAACCATAAAGTCCTAATTTATTTACATCACGTTGATCCCATTGAGAAAATTCATAGTCATATTTCTCTAATAAGTTTTTAAGTATCTCTTTTTCATCTGCGGTAACTTGTTTTAGTTCTACTTTC is a window of Lachnoclostridium phytofermentans ISDg DNA encoding:
- a CDS encoding GNAT family N-acetyltransferase; the protein is MKVELKQVTADEKEILKNLLEKYDYEFSQWDQRDVNKLGLYGYEYLDYYWTEDKRWAYFILVDEKLAGFAMVINLPEVDDRPTDFQMAEFFVMYKYRRSGVGKEAFFKVLDNHKGRWQLKRHPANLASVHFWNNVIHEYTNGQYELVEAYPRTEYDDGTLADVFFFEC